The following are encoded together in the Desulfococcus multivorans genome:
- the aceK gene encoding bifunctional isocitrate dehydrogenase kinase/phosphatase: MTSEDCPKETAADAAAFIREAYEAYQAQFLHITKRSPDRFNRRDWSGAYQDALERLDLYTRVVKRTVNALRHRLGDRLNTPAAGPEMKAAYTGLIRRRDDVELAETFFNSVVRKIYAVVGVAPRLEFIASEFKIPRIEDRTCPVCDVYRPDAGSDGLVRMFRDILGFYGAELQFQDPDADARRIAERTASTLRDVAGGARPDMVEMITSVFYRDKAAYIIGRMRIGNRIQPIAVAFLSRPEGAAADAVLMDESDVSILFSFTRSYFHVVVDRPMELVNFLKTLTPLKRVSELYTAIGFHKHGKSELYRELTRNLETAADRFDIARGEKGMVMLVFTLPSFDVVFKIIKDRFDYPKTTNPRDVRNRYKLVFRHDRAGRLVDAQEFQELTFDTARFSPALLKAFRENAAETVTIEGDRLRIRHLYTERRLTPLDIFIEEAPESESREAVLDYGRSIKELAATNIFPGDLFLKNFGVTSHGRVVFYDYDELCLLTDCNFRKLPPARGYDDEMSSEPWFFVDDKDIFPEEFRTFLRFPDHLKAVFENAHADLFDADFWHGVQERLKTGAVIHIFPYRESLRFRDAPHPRQPDLSKSPLDKPFKIGFKETCQPQPKEKIS; this comes from the coding sequence ATGACCAGCGAAGATTGCCCGAAAGAAACCGCAGCCGATGCCGCGGCCTTCATCCGCGAGGCCTACGAGGCATACCAGGCGCAATTTCTGCACATCACGAAGCGGTCGCCGGACCGGTTCAACCGGCGGGACTGGAGCGGCGCCTACCAGGATGCCCTGGAACGGCTCGACCTCTACACCCGCGTGGTGAAACGAACGGTGAACGCCCTTCGACATCGTCTGGGGGACCGTCTGAACACCCCGGCTGCGGGTCCAGAGATGAAAGCCGCCTACACCGGACTCATCCGCCGGAGGGACGACGTCGAACTGGCGGAGACCTTCTTCAATTCAGTGGTGCGGAAGATTTACGCCGTCGTGGGCGTCGCCCCCCGCCTCGAATTTATCGCATCCGAATTCAAGATCCCGCGGATCGAGGACCGGACCTGCCCGGTCTGCGACGTCTACCGACCCGATGCCGGGTCGGACGGACTCGTCCGCATGTTCCGGGACATTCTGGGATTCTACGGCGCGGAGCTCCAATTTCAGGACCCCGATGCCGACGCCCGCAGAATCGCCGAGCGGACGGCATCGACCCTTCGCGATGTCGCCGGCGGCGCCCGGCCCGATATGGTGGAAATGATCACATCGGTATTCTACCGGGACAAGGCCGCCTACATCATCGGCCGGATGCGCATCGGAAACCGCATCCAACCCATAGCCGTCGCCTTTTTGAGCCGGCCCGAGGGGGCTGCGGCAGACGCGGTGCTCATGGATGAAAGCGACGTCAGCATCCTCTTCAGCTTCACCCGCTCCTATTTCCATGTCGTCGTGGACAGGCCCATGGAGCTCGTCAATTTCCTGAAAACCCTCACCCCGCTGAAACGGGTGTCCGAACTGTATACCGCCATTGGATTCCACAAACACGGCAAATCGGAGCTGTATCGCGAGCTGACCCGCAACCTCGAGACCGCCGCCGACCGTTTCGACATCGCCCGGGGTGAAAAAGGCATGGTCATGCTGGTCTTCACCCTGCCCTCCTTCGATGTGGTGTTCAAGATCATCAAGGATCGGTTCGACTATCCCAAAACCACCAATCCCCGGGACGTCCGCAACCGCTACAAGCTGGTGTTCCGGCACGACCGGGCCGGGCGCCTGGTGGACGCTCAGGAATTTCAGGAGTTGACCTTCGACACGGCCCGTTTCTCTCCGGCCCTGCTGAAGGCGTTCCGGGAAAACGCGGCCGAAACCGTGACCATTGAAGGAGACCGACTGAGAATCCGGCATCTCTACACCGAAAGGCGGCTGACCCCCCTCGACATTTTTATCGAGGAGGCACCCGAGAGCGAGTCCCGGGAAGCCGTACTCGACTACGGCCGGTCCATCAAGGAGCTGGCGGCCACCAATATTTTCCCCGGGGACCTGTTCCTGAAAAATTTCGGCGTCACGAGCCACGGCCGGGTCGTGTTTTACGACTACGACGAACTCTGCCTTCTCACCGACTGCAATTTCCGGAAGCTCCCCCCTGCCAGGGGGTATGACGACGAGATGTCTTCGGAGCCGTGGTTCTTTGTCGACGACAAGGACATCTTCCCTGAGGAGTTCCGAACCTTTCTGCGGTTTCCAGATCACCTCAAGGCGGTTTTTGAAAACGCCCATGCCGACCTCTTTGACGCGGACTTCTGGCACGGCGTCCAGGAGCGCCTGAAAACCGGTGCGGTCATTCATATCTTCCCTTACCGGGAAAGCCTCCGGTTCAGGGACGCCCCACACCCCCGACAACCCGACCTCTCAAAATCACCGCTTGATAAACCCTTCAAAATAGGCTTTAAAGAAACCTGTCAACCCCAACCAAAGGAGAAGATCTCATGA
- the glnH gene encoding glutamine ABC transporter substrate-binding protein GlnH, with protein MKRFRTILAAVCVMAVLCTPAAAKTLTVATDTNFPPFEFKDASGKHTGFDVELWDAIARQLGMDYKLQPMDFNGIIPGLQTGQLDAGIAGMTIKPERAEVIDFSDPYYNAGLLIMVKADNTDVNGIEDLKGKVVSTKLGTTSEDFVKKNANAEEVKLFPNNDAMILELMSGGADAVVFDSPVLANFMRSDAGKGKVKVVGPLYMGQSYGIGFPKGSPLTAKVNEALKKLRESGAYDALYMKWFGTEPK; from the coding sequence ATGAAACGTTTCCGGACGATTCTCGCCGCCGTCTGCGTCATGGCGGTCCTATGCACCCCGGCCGCGGCCAAGACCCTCACGGTGGCCACCGACACCAACTTTCCGCCCTTCGAGTTCAAGGATGCCTCGGGCAAGCATACGGGCTTCGACGTGGAGCTCTGGGATGCCATCGCCAGGCAGCTCGGCATGGACTACAAGCTTCAGCCCATGGATTTCAACGGCATCATCCCGGGGCTCCAGACCGGACAACTGGATGCGGGCATCGCCGGTATGACCATCAAGCCCGAGCGGGCCGAGGTGATCGATTTTTCCGATCCTTACTACAATGCCGGTCTGCTGATCATGGTCAAGGCCGACAATACCGACGTGAACGGCATCGAGGATCTGAAGGGCAAGGTCGTTTCCACCAAGCTGGGCACCACCAGCGAGGACTTTGTTAAGAAAAACGCCAATGCCGAAGAGGTCAAGCTCTTCCCCAACAATGACGCCATGATCCTCGAGCTGATGTCGGGCGGCGCCGACGCCGTCGTCTTCGATTCCCCGGTGCTCGCCAACTTCATGCGAAGCGATGCCGGCAAAGGGAAGGTGAAGGTGGTGGGCCCCCTCTACATGGGCCAGTCCTACGGCATCGGCTTCCCCAAGGGCAGCCCCCTCACGGCGAAGGTCAACGAAGCCCTCAAAAAGCTCAGGGAAAGCGGCGCCTACGACGCTCTCTACATGAAGTGGTTCGGTACGGAGCCGAAGTAG
- a CDS encoding ABC transporter permease subunit (The N-terminal region of this protein, as described by TIGR01726, is a three transmembrane segment that identifies a subfamily of ABC transporter permease subunits, which specificities that include histidine, arginine, glutamine, glutamate, L-cystine (sic), the opines (in Agrobacterium) octopine and nopaline, etc.) → MGFTFKWEVMLETFPLLLSGVKLTVVITLAGLFFGFIIGAVTGLMKLSRRLLLRKLGGAYVEAIRGTPLIVQVMFLYFGIPMATGLRIAPVTAGIIAIAVNSGAYIAEIVRGAVKSIEAGQTEAGRSIGLTQLQTMRYIIWPQAFRRMIPPLGNQFIISLKDTSLLVVIGVAELTRVGQEIIAVNFRAFEVWLTVGIVYLMMTLSIAKVLRMTEEHLENRTTR, encoded by the coding sequence ATGGGATTTACATTTAAATGGGAGGTGATGCTCGAGACCTTTCCGCTGCTTCTCTCCGGCGTGAAGCTGACCGTTGTCATCACCCTGGCCGGCCTCTTCTTCGGTTTCATCATCGGCGCCGTGACCGGCCTGATGAAGCTCTCCAGGCGCCTGCTTCTCCGCAAACTCGGCGGCGCGTACGTCGAGGCGATCCGGGGAACCCCCCTCATCGTCCAGGTCATGTTCCTCTATTTCGGCATCCCCATGGCCACGGGCCTGCGGATCGCGCCGGTCACCGCCGGCATCATCGCCATTGCGGTCAATTCGGGCGCCTACATCGCCGAGATCGTCCGGGGGGCCGTGAAGTCCATTGAAGCGGGCCAGACGGAGGCGGGACGCTCCATCGGGCTGACCCAGCTTCAGACCATGCGCTACATCATCTGGCCCCAGGCCTTCCGCCGGATGATTCCGCCCCTGGGAAACCAGTTCATCATCAGCCTCAAGGACACCTCCCTGCTGGTGGTCATCGGCGTCGCGGAGCTCACCCGGGTGGGACAGGAGATCATCGCCGTCAATTTCAGGGCCTTCGAGGTCTGGCTGACGGTGGGCATCGTCTATCTGATGATGACCCTCTCCATCGCAAAGGTGCTCAGGATGACCGAAGAGCACCTTGAAAACCGCACGACACGATAA
- a CDS encoding mechanosensitive ion channel family protein: protein MDGMEKVSDIALKLKHSNLFMIGFIIIAAYILAVLIQRMLPWLAGKLPSRYRYHVLALVPVMRLLIIAAGIGFIIPQVIEPTVENLLALFAGFGIALGFALKDYVSSLAAGVVTLYEIPYRPGDWVEIEGAYGEVKSIGMRAVKILTPDDTMVVIPHLKLWDELIFNANDGSQNLMCIADFYLHPLHDAAAAREILMDVALTSPFLQFQRPVNVIVAEKPWGTHYRLKAYPIDPLEQFNFTTDLTLRGKAALSAMGFRFAEYPAFEGGRPPAA from the coding sequence ATGGACGGCATGGAAAAGGTTTCCGACATCGCCCTGAAGCTGAAGCACTCCAATCTCTTCATGATCGGCTTCATCATCATCGCCGCCTATATCCTGGCCGTCCTGATCCAGCGCATGCTGCCGTGGCTGGCCGGGAAACTTCCGAGCCGATACCGCTATCACGTGCTGGCCCTGGTGCCGGTGATGCGGCTTCTGATCATCGCCGCGGGGATAGGTTTCATCATACCCCAGGTCATCGAACCCACCGTCGAAAACCTCCTGGCACTCTTCGCCGGCTTCGGCATTGCCCTTGGCTTCGCCCTCAAGGATTATGTCAGCAGCCTGGCGGCCGGCGTCGTCACCCTTTACGAAATACCCTATCGGCCGGGAGACTGGGTCGAAATCGAAGGGGCCTACGGCGAGGTGAAATCCATCGGCATGCGGGCCGTAAAAATTCTGACCCCCGACGACACCATGGTGGTCATTCCCCATCTGAAGCTGTGGGACGAGCTCATCTTCAACGCCAACGACGGCAGCCAGAACCTGATGTGCATTGCCGACTTCTATCTCCACCCTCTGCACGATGCGGCTGCGGCCCGCGAAATCCTCATGGACGTGGCATTAACCAGCCCGTTTCTGCAGTTCCAACGCCCCGTGAACGTCATCGTGGCCGAGAAGCCCTGGGGAACCCACTACCGCCTCAAGGCCTACCCCATCGACCCCCTGGAGCAGTTCAACTTCACCACCGACCTCACCCTTCGGGGCAAGGCCGCCCTCTCGGCCATGGGCTTTCGTTTTGCGGAATACCCCGCCTTTGAAGGCGGCCGCCCGCCGGCGGCGTGA